Within Coffea arabica cultivar ET-39 chromosome 4e, Coffea Arabica ET-39 HiFi, whole genome shotgun sequence, the genomic segment GGCAGTcacgccgacctcctgggtaGAGCGTCAAGGCTTTAAAGATAGCCctgccgacctcttgggtcgAGCGTCAAATTCTTAAGGATAGGCCGCGCCGACCTCCTAGGCCGAGCGTTAGACTTCCAAGGTATTCATGCCGACCTCATGGGTCGAGCGTCGAATTCCCGGATTTCCGCAAACTCAGACTCTAAAGCTTCAAACTGCGCcaacctcctgggtcgagcctCGTCGAACTCCCAGGTTTCGAAGCTTTAAAccgtgccgacctcttggggccGAGCATCGTCGAGTTTCtcgtgccgacctcttggggccGAGCATGATAGAACTTCTCGTGTCGGCCTCTTGGGGTCGAGCATCGTCGACCTCCTGGATCGAGCGTCAAGGCTTTAAAGTTAGCCctgccgacctcttgggtcgAGCATTAAACTTTAATGGCAGCcacgccgacctcctgggtcgagcttCAGGATTTTAGAGATAGTCCTGCCGACCTCTTGGGCCGAGTATTGAACTTTAAAGGCAGccatgccgacctcctgggtcgagcgttAAGGCTTTAAAGATAGCCCTCTCCGATGTCCGAGCTCTCGATCTGACTTTCTCTTCAGGCGAGCCGCCTCCTCTGCGTTGGCAGCTGCGTGAGCCGGGGTCAAGAGCTCCTCCATGTCTCCGGGAAGCTTCTCGGCCAGCTTGTAGAAGAGCTCCTCTACCCTGAGCCCGTTCATGAAGGCGGCCATGACCACCTTTTCGTCCTTGTCCCTGATCTGTAAGCTCTCCGTGTTGAAACGGGTCATGAAATTCCTCAACGACTCGTCGGGCCTCTGCCTGATAGCCATCAGGTGAGTCGCGGTCTTCGAATAGGTCTTGGAAGAGACGAATTGGACGACAAACTCTGGCCAGCTCTGGAAAACTCCGGATGGACCCCGGTGCCAGACCTTGGAACCAGAGCCGGGCCTTCCCCTTCAGGAACATGGGGAAGGTCTTGCAGCGGATCTCGTCCGCCGCAGTTTGCAGGCGCATGTGCGTCAGGAAGACCGAAAGGTGATCTTCCGGGTCGGTCGAGGCATCGTACAACTCGATGTTTGGGATCTTGAACCTCCGGGGTAGTGGGTAGTCTTCTATCTCCCGGGTAAAGGGCGATGTCATGTAGTCGTCCTCGTACGGCCGTGGCCGCAGGATCTGCTCGATTTCGTTTCGGACAGGCTTCCACAGAGGGATCGCGCGGCCGGCTCTTGACAGATCGGGTGGGAGAGCGTTCAGACTCGTTCCACGCAGGCTTCCGTGGGGAGGGGTCCCTCGGCCTGCTCCCCGCGGGCCTGTCGCGGGAGTGCCTTTCGCTGTCCCCTACCACCGAGGCTCGGGGGCGAGGGGGAGTCCGTGGCCGTTTCCTCCGGGGAGGCTGGTCTCGTGACCCATCCTCCGAGGGGTCGGGAAGTGGTTCCTTTTCCTTCCCCTTCACCTTGGAGGTATGTGCGCCACCGGCTTCGCCCCCTTCCTTCGCCTGCCGGATTATGTCTTCCAGCATGGGGAGGTTCTCCGTCACGAACTGGAGGATCTGCTGTCTTCGCTCCCCTGAGAGGGCTGAGCCCCCAACGCCCCCGACCGCTTCGGTTTCCGCTCGGCGGGATCCCTCTCCGGCTCCAGGACCGGTGCTTTCAACGGTTCGCTTGGATCGTGTTCTTGCCATCAACACTAACAATTACCTTTcggttcccacagacggcgccaactgaagaagcACGGAACTTCCCCTGACCGATCTGACCTGATGAGCTCGGGGTGCCGATGGAAGAGCTGGTTCCAAGCCTGCAAAACAGAGGAGTGGACTTACGAGAGGGCCCTGAGGtggtccccgagggcactccgacggtcaagttagttttccggtgagtagGGTTCCCGGGGATTAACTTAGTCAGAGTGGATTGAGCATCAGGAGTGAGCGTACCTTGGGCAATGGGTGTGTAGCACTATTTATACCTGGGCcagagtccgacctccgtacgttccGGGACCTTCCTGATATAATCTCAATCCCGCGCCGAGCGGGATCTCCTCCGACCTCTGCGGGACGGTCTCCTGATCCCCCTGGAGCCCTAGCGGGGGTGCGGCCCAGGGCGGTCGCCAGGAGCCTGGGGCCGGAGCCCAGCTCGGCTAtacctgggctgccacgtgtctagGCCCAGTACGGGGCCTCTGCAGCCACCTTTTCCTCGTCACTGCATCCGGAAATGTCCATCTCAGATAGGCCTGTCAATGGGCCGGTCCGGGCTGAAATTCATTATTTCGAACCCGGACCCGGCATACCAAATCGGATCCGGATTCGATCCGTTTATCCGACGGGTCTTCTACTCTATGtttcggatccggatccgggtctacctccgaaaaaaattatgaaaatttacaatttctaataaaaatgaaaaaaaatatatttgtacactaatttctaactaatacaaaaaaaaaaatcaaataagaaaataaatcaaattgactttactcaaatacatcatcctaatcaaattatattaataaatatacatattttaagttattaattcatttatatccagATCCGGGtttaatacgggtcggaatattatattccgtatccgacacatttttttgttttacaaaatggatccggatccgggtccgggtaacgaaattaaatccctacccatactatattccgtatccgatccatttttttgtttgacaaaatggatccgggtaacggaattaaatctCTACCCATATCTGCAATAATTTCACGAATCCGGGGCGGGTCTGGGTATAGACCCGAACCGTTGACCGGCCTAATATCAGATAACCAGTCATAGGCCGCTAGCTGTTCCGAAGTCCCATCAAAGGATGGCGGTGCCAGTTTCAGAAACTTGCATATCCCGTTTTGCTTGTGCAGTTCCCAAAGCCTGGTGTccatttcttgcatcttctgCATCGTCACATGATCTTGCTGCTTGCACAGAGCATCAATGTTCTCTTGGGGAAGCAGACCAGTCTGCATAATTGAGGAGTCTACACATTGGAAGTCATTCAAGTGATCAGATCCCTTACAATGCTGTGATGTCATTTCAGCCTACATCCATGATCCACTTGAAAAGTTATAGAGCATGAAAAATATTAGCAAAATGCCTTCCCTCCTTCAAAAAACAATACCATTAGAAAActattgaaaaaagaaagaaggaaataaataaagagaaATTACTAGTGGTAGGGGTGGTTGAACAGCCATTTTTCCCCgaaaaattgcatcattttttgtaattatatttttttattattattatttttatatacatcaaattgctatagtaatttttctacaaaaaatccgAGAAAACCCAATCCAAACAACTATAAAGGTACCTGATCCCAAGTCCCTACTTATGAACAAACTCCAGCTTACACAACATCTTATCTATTTGACATGCACGTAACTTTGTCTTGTAAGCCATGCCGTTTAAATCATCAAAATTCACCAGTAAAATAAAGACTATTTTGCAAAGAAATGAGCCCCTAAGTATTTTGAAATACTAGTAGTCTAATCCACTTTCCACAATCTACAAAGTCCTCCATCAACTAAAccattcccaaaaaaaaaagtacttaaTTCAAAgcaaaacccctaaattttgattggaaatgcAAATATTGGTAGAATAACGTAGCAATATTATAATTAATATCGCAAATCCACTCTAGCTGGAGAGTGTGAATGGAAGTCTGAgctaagttaaaaaaaatgcagGAACGAACTACTAGTGTAATCAATAATCTCGAAGTAACAAGTGTTTCAGGTTCTCAATACGTTATGCTTGtgggttgtttttttttttcactttttttttggatgaaattgtGTGTTGGTTAAATACGTTAATTTCTTTTCTAGATCTTCAGGCTAATAAAATCTAAATTCTTGAAACCGGAAACCATTTTTTTTCGTtaagaaaacaaacaaaatttaaagGCTGTATTATGTTCTTTAACCAAATCAGAATTTGATTTTTATCAGAATGATATCTTTCTATTCAGCTCAGTTGAAATAAATATGATTTCGAttccaatccaaatttaatttcgATAGAGAGCCAAATACAGTCTTATTTTGAGTTTGTTGAACATTTACAAGTGGACAACAAATATAAATTctgactattttttttttggctgctaGAAAAGATATAAAATGGacaacaaaaaataattaagaaaaaaagaaaaagatatatataGGCTTTCCTTTAGCCCTGCTCCCCGCAAGCAAAAACGAATAGTCAAGCAAGCATTCAAGGCCTGCAACAAACcaccaatttggcaaatttctcGTTTTAGCTTATTCTGCTTTGAGCTTTTCGAAGTTTTGCAAAATCCCTTCACCTTTCTTACCCTTTCTTTCCCAAAACCCTCCTCAACTGTGACTTGTTTGTGGGAGACAGAGCACGGAGGAAGAAAAAGGTCTGGCCTTTGTCCAGGCCGATTAATGCTGAAAACCCAAACAAAGCGGCAAAGCTAGCTATAAAAGCAAAGAGATTGAATGTGGTTGGGCCCGTTATTCCTGTTAATTTCTAGTGTATAGAAATCTATCTGAATCATATTGTattgggtttgaatttttttttttttggatagcaAGCTAAATGATAATAAAGATTGCATTTTTATGGGGTCAAACTTGGTTTCTCTGCATCAATTCACCGTTCTGAATTCTGGGTTTTTCATGTTTTCAATTATATTTGcggtttttttattttggaaaattCGTTGTATTTTTGCTCGTTAAATTTTAATGTTTTCCTTCTCCATGTGGGTTTCGTTTGTTGGTTTTATTGATGTTGGGGTTTCAAAGCAGCTatattttggtttgtaattTCACGTATGCTTGGTAATTTTCTTGATTTGTACAGGGATTTTTGGAGAAGGCACAAGAGGAAGGTCTATATTACACTTGGAGTTTTAGGAAGTGGATATTTCTTATACAAGCTTTATGATGCTCATAGGAGAAGGATCTCTGATCTGGAGAGAGAACTCGCTACTGAAAGGGAAAACGATGAACTTGTTAAGGCCCAGTTAAGCATCAAATAACACAAAATATTGCATGTTCTGTTTTATTGTTGTATTGCAATGTTGCAAAGAATAAGTTTGACAAAATCCtgctcaaaaaagaaaaaataagttTAACGAAATCTTTTTTTTATGGGAATTTTATTTGATGGACAGAATGCAAGAACACTTCGAGAATGTACAAAGGATTGCTGATTCGACAACATTGCCGCATGTGATGCAATACTTAAGTACTCGGGTAGCTGAAGAGTTAGACCTTGCTCCCTTGACTGAGAGGTTAATGCGAGGGAAAGGTCAACCAAACACACTAACAGCTGCAGAGAAACTTGAGCTGTGGGATAGACTCAAAATACTAAGTAAGAGTTGCAGTGTCTTTTTCTCTCCTGTTGAGATGCAGCTTGCATTTTGTTTTGCCATGGAACGGTAAAGCATTGTACTTGGCTGAAATTTGAGTCTCTGTCATTTTCCAGGTTTTACGAGAATGGTCTTGTCTGTTTGGGCAATGACAACTCTAAACTTATTTATTAGAGTTCAAGTCAATATACTAGGGAGGCATCTCTATATTGACACTGCCCGTGGACTTGGGAATTCTCATCTACTTGTAAGTACTTCTTTTCCAGTGTAAGAAAATTTGTATGTAGAAAATGTTGATTCactttgtaaaattttttgagtTTCGGTTCTCAAATCTGAAAAAATCTAGCCAATAGATGAATGCGATTTTAGAATAATGGGAGGATTAAATACTATGTAAAAAGATAGTTGTTGATATTCTAATAAACTGGATCAGTTATGCCATTGATTGCTAACTGTGGAGGAGGGGTTCAGACTTGTGCTCTGTGTTGATCCTTTTGTGTCTCATGAAGACTCGCGTTTCAAAACTTTGTGGTGATCCATTCCTTTCCAATGGTTTCCTTTACTCCATTAACCACATATCTTTTTGTGCTTGTTTATAAAAGATCTTGTTACACTCAATAGTTGAAGGTCATTAATTACCAGTTCCTCTatgtacttttctttttcttgttaatGAATCTCTTTGCTCCAGACTTGCAATTCTTAAGTGTAAATCACAGTAGCTTTGACATGTTCTCAAAGAAGATAGAAAATATGAAAGTACTCTTATACTCTCTTTACTAATTACTACATACTTggccaaatttgaccaaaattttggCTGAACTTTAGAAATGTGAAGTTCACCGATAACAGGTAGTGATCTTTTTGAAAGGCACGGTATACAGAAATGGCATatcatttcattttttgaagTCATGTAATGTAGTGTAATCAATCAAAACCTCCCCTTTGACCATAAGGAGAACAACCACAGCGAGTGGCTGATGGGTCCATCATAATTCACTCAAAAACTCCGCCCATCTGATTCTCTTACCTAAACCAACCTACCTCCTTCTCTGCCGTGCCTTCCGCCTTATCATGCAACCTACATGTGGATCCCTGCCTGCTCATCATAAAATTATTTAAATCTCTTCCACCATTATCAAATTTATTTACATTCAACATAGGATAGTGACACCACACCCTAACTTGTAAATtaaatgttcattttttttgtacatGGGTACAAAtggatataaaaaaaaaattaagaatgccCATACGTATAAACCATTCACTGAAAATGAAAGCGTTTAGATGGCTTGACTAGGTACTCTCCTTCTGTTATGTCATGTGGAACCATCCAACCAAGTTGACTTAGCAGCTTCAAAACTTCAATATTTTGTTCCCCCTCATATAGTGGAAGAATCACCATGTGTTAGCGTCCTGAAATTTAACCGTCTTTTACATGACTCCCATACCATAGCATCTCTTTCTATCATGGATTTGTTTTATATGTTTCCTGAAGTGAAGAATGCAAAATCGAATAAATTGGAGAGGAATTGGACTCTGCAGGTCATCAGGGACCAGCAATCCTGGCCCACAACTTTTGCTTTTTGTGGAAATTATCACAGAACACTGTAATTTATCCATTCTTTCATGAAAACATACAAAATTGAAGCCCATACTAAACGACCATATgaatttgtcaaaaaatattacaaaattgtcaaatctaGGACATGTGAAGAATGTTAGAAACTGAAAGTCATCGGATGCCCATAACGACCTTGTATTTTCATTTCCTTCTTACTGCCTTTTCCCTTTTCCTATCATAATTGATCAAGTTAGTTAGCATGACTCAACCAATTATAATTGACTGAGGTACCTTATTTAGTAGTATGTATTTTAGTAAATGCTTTTGCCGATTTTAGTTGATATTTaacaaaaagatttttttttcctttttataactAAAAACTGATGTGATTGGGGAAATTTGGTGTTGGGAAGATGAGGGGACAAATGAATAGTCCAAAAAGACATGCAGAAAAGGAACCTGGTTTCGTACCTCTTTACGTTTCTTTTGGTAGGCAAATCCCACCGACACTGCAGATCCTGTCAGAATTTCTTTTTGGGTGTTACCTTTTTGACAAACTGGTGCTTAACATAATCCATAACAGGATTTATTGTCATTTGTCAGGATGTGGACTGTAAAACTTTAGCATTGCTGTTCTCATATATTGTTAGTGAGTTTCATGAATGAATGGCTATATTTTTAACCTGGAGGTGGGATAAATTTATTACACTATGCTCTTGCTTATGTTAATCCCATGATGAACTTAAGACTAACCTGACTCCACGGGGTTTGATTAGCAGAGGCTGTACTACTTATTCATTTGTATTCCCGCAGGGGAGGGTGGGGGGAGGGATGTAACGTAATACAAACACACTATCACCGCCAATGTTAGCAAGTTTTTTTGTGTTCAAGTTAATAAGTTGTatcaagtacaagaaattggTGGTTAGCTTTTGAAAGCATTTGAGCTTGCATTTTGTCATAAAGCATAGAGTTTTACACTTTCTGTGTCTAATTTTTAGTGGCTCTGTGCATTGACATACTTTGCTTTCAGTGACGTGACATTTCTGATACAATTTTACCAGTTGTCTGCCAGCCACCTTGTAGTCATTACTGCCTAGTGATTGAGATTGAGTACTCTTCTAATAGCTAACATCTGTAGCATTATATTAGTTACTTAGAAATGACAGTTGTGGCTCTTGTTAGACTCTGGTTTTAATCACATTCTATTATGGGAATTGAGTTCCTCTGGAAAATGGTGGGGTTGACACTCTTTGGGATCTCTTGCGTGCTATTACTATGAGTAAGATTGGTGTGTGTCCTGAAACTTAAATGGCATTGATGTAATTAAAGAGCATCCGGGTCAAATGAGCTCCTTGTATGGTCTCAAGCATCTAGGGACTTGTTAACCAAATTGAGGTTGTTCAATTTTCTTCCTGGCATGGGCTTCATGCTCATTGgagcttctttttctttttccaggaCGAAGCTGATCTCATAGATAGAAACGATGAGCAACGGTTTCTAGCCATTGCAGATTTCCTTTCCAATTATGAAATACCAACATTGATTGCCAGCATTGAGGCAGCCACTTCTGAAGTGCTCAAGGGGTAAGACATATCCTACTATTTGTTGTCTAACATGTGTTTCAACCTTGACTGCAGTACTGCTTCTAGGATTAGATTAAGAAAACCAATGCTGATGCCAGTCAACCAGATTCTGCTTACTACTGTTGTCTGTCACTTGTGCACGTGCAAAAATCAGAGAGAGGAGTGTTTGATGCTACTAGATTTCCATTTGGACTAAGTGGGCTACTTGAGGTCACATTGCCCAAATGCAATTAATGAATAGACTGGTATTTTGTGCTATACTGTGGTAAAGGAGAAAAGTACTTTAACCAGTTTATCTGACTTGTTTGTGTTTAATATTCTATGTTGCATCCTTTACCTTCTTCATGTATTCATCCTTTAATAGTTTACCTTTGATCCTGTAGACATGAAAAACAATGTATTGCTCGCCATAATAAACCAGAATAAAAACGTGAAATATGGTTTTGCATGCTGAGTTTCCTATAGAGCTTCTGGAGACCCTGGTTAAAGTTCTTGATTACCACaatggcctctaacatgccatAAATGTAGGACCTTTGAGTAACAAAAAAGATCTGTCACAGTCAAGTTTTCTCCTGGTAACTCTTACGCATAAGATAACCATTTTTGCAGCTTTGCTCATTTTGCAGCTTTGCTATTAAgattttaggatttttatttACTAAGTGTTATATTCTCTGAAGTTACAGGCATCTTTGATTGACTAATTGGCTTATTACTTGCAGAAAACAGTTGAAGGATTACTTCAACAGTTCTGTACTACGTGAAACTATTGTGCagatattggacacattcatgAGCATGGGAAATCCTCGTCAGTGGTTAGGCTACTTGATTCCGGAGGACAATAGGATATACAAATTGGTTGAACCCTCTGGAAGTGGGAATGAAGTTCATTCGCATGCTAGCAAGTTCGAACAACTTACAGAGGAGACACGTGCAGTGTTATCAAGGTTGATCATTCTCTTCATTATATAACAATTTATTAAGTACTAATAGAAGTAAGAAAGGACATCATCTCATCTCTGGTTACTGAAAATTCAATCAAGGCATATTGCAGTTGATAAACATCTGTCAATCCAACTGAATTTACCATTTGCATGGCCATGAGTTTGTTCCTCAAAGCTACAGCCACCCCATTATGAGCGTTACTAAATAACTCCATGTCTTGTATTGTTTGTCAAATTTGATGAAGTCTGTTAGTGCGAATAAACTTTGCCTTCTAACTTGGATTGTGCGATTCCTCATTTATTTTGCGGTGTTCTTGTTCTTAGTGCTGAATTTGGGAATATTCTTGACATCTCATTGA encodes:
- the LOC113743031 gene encoding peroxisome biogenesis protein 3-2-like, with the translated sequence MWDFWRRHKRKVYITLGVLGSGYFLYKLYDAHRRRISDLERELATERENDELVKAQMQEHFENVQRIADSTTLPHVMQYLSTRVAEELDLAPLTERLMRGKGQPNTLTAAEKLELWDRLKILSFTRMVLSVWAMTTLNLFIRVQVNILGRHLYIDTARGLGNSHLLDEADLIDRNDEQRFLAIADFLSNYEIPTLIASIEAATSEVLKGKQLKDYFNSSVLRETIVQILDTFMSMGNPRQWLGYLIPEDNRIYKLVEPSGSGNEVHSHASKFEQLTEETRAVLSSAEFGNILDISLKVAVDAIAEEIDIQSAIPLAKLLPRIAQMGQILLEEPNRQRYIQIIRNTPEVELFFTVLYSSMPS